The following coding sequences are from one Anas acuta chromosome 15, bAnaAcu1.1, whole genome shotgun sequence window:
- the LUC7L gene encoding putative RNA-binding protein Luc7-like 1 isoform X1, which yields MSAQAQMRALLDQLMGTARDGDETRQRVKFTDDRVCKSHLLDCCPHDILAGTRMDLGECTKIHDLALRADYEIASKERDLFFELDAMDHLESFIAECDRRTELAKKRLAETQEEISAEVSAKAEKVHELNEDIGKLLAKAEQLGAEGNVDESQKILMEVEKVRAKKKEAEEEYRNSMPASSFQQQKLRVCEVCSAYLGLHDNDRRLADHFGGKLHLGFIQIREKLDQLRKTVAEKQEKRNQDRLRRREEREREERMGRRSGSRNRDRRRSRSRDRRRRRSRSASRERRKSRSRSRDRHRRHRSRSRSHSRGHRRGSRDRSSKHKSSRDRSSREKSRDRERKEKSSSERRHESTNGKSRSKRSEEREAGEI from the exons GAGATGAAACCAGACAAAGGGTGAAGTTTACAGACGATCGTGTCTGCAAGAGCCACCTTCTGGATTGCTGTCCTCACGATATCCTGGCAGGAACA cGAATGGACCTGGGAGAGTGTACAAAGATCCATGACTTGGCATTGAGGGCAGACTATGAGATTGCAAGTAAAGAGAGAGACCTGTTTTTTGAGCTGGAT GCTATGGATCACCTGGAATCCTTCATTGCCGAGTGTGATAGGAGAACAGAACTGGCTAAGAAACGCCTGGCTGAGACACAGGAAGAGATCAGTGCTGAAGTGTCTGCAAAG GCAGAGAAAGTGCATGAACTGAATGAAGACATTGGAAAACTCCTAGCTAAagctgagcagctgggagctgaagGAAATGTTGATGAGTCTCAAAAGATCCTGATGGAAGTGGAAAAAGTCCgagcaaaaaagaaagaggcagag GAAGAATACCGAAATTCAATGCCTGCATCCAGCTTCCAACAGCAGAAGCTGCGTGTGTGTGAAGTCTGTTCGGCGTATCTGGGTCTCCATGACAATGACCGGCGTCTCGCTGACCACTTTGGAGGCAAATTACACTTGGGTTTCATTCAGATTCGTGAGAAGTTGGATCAGCTGCGG aaaacggtggcagaaaagcaagagaagagaaacCAGGATCGTTTGAGAcggagagaagagagagaacgAGAGGAGAGAATGGGCAGACG GTCTGGATCAAGAAATAGAGATCGTCGAAG ATCACGGTCTCGGGACAGGAGGCGGAGGCGCTCGAGGTCAGCTTCCCGTGAACGGCGGAAGTCTCGCTCCAGGTCCCGAGACCGGCACAGGCGCCACCGGAGCCGTTCCCGCAGCCACAGCCGAGGTCACCGGCGGGGGTCCAGAGACAGGAGTTCAAAACACAA ATCTTCTAGAGATCGATCTTCAAGAGAGAAGTCCcgagacagagagagaaaagagaagagctcTTCTGAGAGGCGGCACGAGAGCACAAATGGCAAATCTCGTTCCAAGAGAtcagaagagagagaagctgGCGAGATCTGA
- the LUC7L gene encoding putative RNA-binding protein Luc7-like 1 isoform X3, producing MDLGECTKIHDLALRADYEIASKERDLFFELDAMDHLESFIAECDRRTELAKKRLAETQEEISAEVSAKAEKVHELNEDIGKLLAKAEQLGAEGNVDESQKILMEVEKVRAKKKEAEEEYRNSMPASSFQQQKLRVCEVCSAYLGLHDNDRRLADHFGGKLHLGFIQIREKLDQLRKTVAEKQEKRNQDRLRRREEREREERMGRRSGSRNRDRRRSRSRDRRRRRSRSASRERRKSRSRSRDRHRRHRSRSRSHSRGHRRGSRDRSSKHKSSRDRSSREKSRDRERKEKSSSERRHESTNGKSRSKRSEEREAGEI from the exons ATGGACCTGGGAGAGTGTACAAAGATCCATGACTTGGCATTGAGGGCAGACTATGAGATTGCAAGTAAAGAGAGAGACCTGTTTTTTGAGCTGGAT GCTATGGATCACCTGGAATCCTTCATTGCCGAGTGTGATAGGAGAACAGAACTGGCTAAGAAACGCCTGGCTGAGACACAGGAAGAGATCAGTGCTGAAGTGTCTGCAAAG GCAGAGAAAGTGCATGAACTGAATGAAGACATTGGAAAACTCCTAGCTAAagctgagcagctgggagctgaagGAAATGTTGATGAGTCTCAAAAGATCCTGATGGAAGTGGAAAAAGTCCgagcaaaaaagaaagaggcagag GAAGAATACCGAAATTCAATGCCTGCATCCAGCTTCCAACAGCAGAAGCTGCGTGTGTGTGAAGTCTGTTCGGCGTATCTGGGTCTCCATGACAATGACCGGCGTCTCGCTGACCACTTTGGAGGCAAATTACACTTGGGTTTCATTCAGATTCGTGAGAAGTTGGATCAGCTGCGG aaaacggtggcagaaaagcaagagaagagaaacCAGGATCGTTTGAGAcggagagaagagagagaacgAGAGGAGAGAATGGGCAGACG GTCTGGATCAAGAAATAGAGATCGTCGAAG ATCACGGTCTCGGGACAGGAGGCGGAGGCGCTCGAGGTCAGCTTCCCGTGAACGGCGGAAGTCTCGCTCCAGGTCCCGAGACCGGCACAGGCGCCACCGGAGCCGTTCCCGCAGCCACAGCCGAGGTCACCGGCGGGGGTCCAGAGACAGGAGTTCAAAACACAA ATCTTCTAGAGATCGATCTTCAAGAGAGAAGTCCcgagacagagagagaaaagagaagagctcTTCTGAGAGGCGGCACGAGAGCACAAATGGCAAATCTCGTTCCAAGAGAtcagaagagagagaagctgGCGAGATCTGA
- the LUC7L gene encoding putative RNA-binding protein Luc7-like 1 isoform X2: MDLGECTKIHDLALRADYEIASKERDLFFELDAMDHLESFIAECDRRTELAKKRLAETQEEISAEVSAKAEKVHELNEDIGKLLAKAEQLGAEGNVDESQKILMEVEKVRAKKKEAEEEYRNSMPASSFQQQKLRVCEVCSAYLGLHDNDRRLADHFGGKLHLGFIQIREKLDQLRKTVAEKQEKRNQDRLRRREEREREERMGRRSGSRNRDRRRSRSRDRRRRRSRSASRERRKSRSRSRDRHRRHRSRSRSHSRGHRRGSRDRSSKHKKEVWTIRK, translated from the exons ATGGACCTGGGAGAGTGTACAAAGATCCATGACTTGGCATTGAGGGCAGACTATGAGATTGCAAGTAAAGAGAGAGACCTGTTTTTTGAGCTGGAT GCTATGGATCACCTGGAATCCTTCATTGCCGAGTGTGATAGGAGAACAGAACTGGCTAAGAAACGCCTGGCTGAGACACAGGAAGAGATCAGTGCTGAAGTGTCTGCAAAG GCAGAGAAAGTGCATGAACTGAATGAAGACATTGGAAAACTCCTAGCTAAagctgagcagctgggagctgaagGAAATGTTGATGAGTCTCAAAAGATCCTGATGGAAGTGGAAAAAGTCCgagcaaaaaagaaagaggcagag GAAGAATACCGAAATTCAATGCCTGCATCCAGCTTCCAACAGCAGAAGCTGCGTGTGTGTGAAGTCTGTTCGGCGTATCTGGGTCTCCATGACAATGACCGGCGTCTCGCTGACCACTTTGGAGGCAAATTACACTTGGGTTTCATTCAGATTCGTGAGAAGTTGGATCAGCTGCGG aaaacggtggcagaaaagcaagagaagagaaacCAGGATCGTTTGAGAcggagagaagagagagaacgAGAGGAGAGAATGGGCAGACG GTCTGGATCAAGAAATAGAGATCGTCGAAG ATCACGGTCTCGGGACAGGAGGCGGAGGCGCTCGAGGTCAGCTTCCCGTGAACGGCGGAAGTCTCGCTCCAGGTCCCGAGACCGGCACAGGCGCCACCGGAGCCGTTCCCGCAGCCACAGCCGAGGTCACCGGCGGGGGTCCAGAGACAGGAGTTCAAAACACAA aaaagaagtttgGACAATTAGGAAGTGA